In Candidatus Kaelpia aquatica, a genomic segment contains:
- a CDS encoding NUDIX hydrolase, which translates to MKPEFKFCPLCSSVLSKKRIDFKERPYCKECGWINYDNPLPVTVSIAINANNEVLITRRNLEPGLGEWAFPGGFIEVGETAWESCLRELKEETGVEGIVEELLGVYIQKTEEYGDLIVLGYRVKALSSDIIINDEVKEAKFIGWAELPNIPFSTHREMAKSFLKKTDEYQGTL; encoded by the coding sequence ATGAAACCTGAATTTAAGTTTTGCCCTCTGTGTAGTAGTGTCTTAAGTAAGAAGAGGATAGATTTTAAAGAGCGGCCATACTGTAAAGAGTGTGGATGGATAAATTACGATAACCCCTTGCCCGTTACAGTATCTATTGCAATAAATGCTAATAACGAAGTACTCATAACAAGAAGAAATCTAGAACCTGGGCTGGGTGAGTGGGCATTCCCAGGTGGTTTTATAGAGGTCGGTGAGACTGCTTGGGAGTCTTGTTTACGAGAGCTAAAAGAAGAGACAGGAGTAGAAGGTATTGTAGAGGAGTTACTAGGGGTCTATATACAGAAAACAGAAGAGTATGGGGATTTGATTGTCTTAGGATATAGAGTAAAAGCCTTAAGCAGCGATATTATTATAAATGATGAGGTTAAAGAGGCAAAATTTATTGGTTGGGCTGAGTTGCCAAATATTCCTTTCTCAACTCACAGGGAGATGGCAAAAAGCTTTTTAAAAAAAACAGATGAATATCAAGGTACTCTTTAA
- a CDS encoding P-loop NTPase has product GAIEMRENSSGEWFISDTRFGELVHAKLGIAEENSGKLVSLVRQKAKDIAKENNYDWIIIDGSPGIGCPVIASISGVDCALVVTEPTLSGLHDADRVIKVARHFNVPVRLIVNKYDLNIDVTSRIENYCQDNDVEFMGKIAFDKTVVEAMVEGKTIIEYVQTETKDIIIEIWDRLIKSIE; this is encoded by the coding sequence CAGGGGCTATTGAGATGAGAGAGAATAGTTCAGGTGAATGGTTTATATCAGATACACGTTTTGGAGAGTTAGTCCATGCAAAACTGGGTATAGCTGAAGAGAACTCTGGTAAATTAGTCAGTCTTGTGAGGCAGAAGGCAAAAGATATTGCTAAAGAAAATAATTATGATTGGATAATTATAGATGGTTCTCCTGGGATAGGATGTCCAGTAATTGCTTCTATATCTGGAGTTGACTGTGCTTTAGTTGTAACAGAACCAACTCTGTCTGGATTACATGATGCTGATAGGGTTATAAAAGTAGCCAGGCATTTCAATGTACCAGTTAGATTAATAGTGAATAAATATGATTTAAATATAGATGTTACAAGTAGAATAGAGAATTATTGCCAGGATAATGATGTTGAGTTTATGGGTAAGATAGCCTTTGATAAAACCGTTGTAGAAGCTATGGTAGAAGGCAAGACTATTATAGAATATGTACAGACAGAGACAAAGGATATAATAATTGAGATTTGGGATAGACTCATAAAGAGCATTGAATAG
- a CDS encoding ARMT1-like domain-containing protein has protein sequence MNTYLDCIPCFFKQALESSRMAGADKEMQKKMLDEIAAILPSISLKLSPPEMGRTIYKLTNKLTGVNDPYLKIKEKSNKLALGVYDRLKERVGNSEDRLLMAVELAIAGNIIDYGVKNSLNVELELEKILVQESKVIKEEKRRLFDYPKFKKDLLKSKSILYLGDNAGEILFDRILIEEIKRIDSNKSIIFAVKEGPIINDALMKDALDCGIDHVADIISSGSDGPGTILSICSEKFLSIYRDVDMVISKGQGNFEALSDAKRDIFFLFIAKCPVIAQDVGARIGDVILIYHQGQEDAKKRSS, from the coding sequence ATGAATACATATTTAGATTGTATACCATGTTTTTTCAAACAGGCTCTTGAGTCATCAAGAATGGCTGGGGCAGACAAAGAGATGCAGAAGAAGATGCTTGATGAGATAGCCGCTATATTGCCAAGTATTTCTTTAAAACTGTCACCTCCAGAGATGGGTAGGACTATCTATAAGCTAACCAATAAACTTACAGGTGTAAATGATCCCTATCTTAAGATAAAAGAGAAAAGTAATAAACTTGCTTTAGGAGTATATGATAGGTTAAAAGAGCGTGTAGGAAATTCAGAAGATAGGCTGCTTATGGCTGTTGAGCTAGCTATTGCAGGTAATATAATTGATTATGGAGTAAAAAACTCTTTAAATGTAGAGTTAGAACTAGAGAAGATTTTAGTTCAAGAAAGCAAGGTAATAAAAGAAGAGAAGAGAAGGTTGTTTGATTATCCTAAGTTTAAAAAAGATCTATTAAAATCAAAGAGCATACTATATTTAGGTGATAATGCTGGGGAGATTCTTTTTGATCGTATTCTTATTGAAGAGATAAAGAGAATAGATAGTAACAAGAGTATTATATTTGCTGTTAAAGAAGGCCCTATTATTAATGATGCTTTGATGAAAGATGCCTTAGATTGCGGCATTGATCACGTTGCTGATATTATTTCTTCTGGTTCAGATGGTCCAGGAACAATACTCTCGATATGTTCAGAGAAGTTTCTTTCAATATATAGAGATGTAGATATGGTTATAAGTAAAGGTCAGGGTAATTTTGAAGCACTTTCAGACGCTAAGCGTGATATCTTTTTCTTATTTATAGCTAAGTGCCCTGTTATTGCCCAAGATGTTGGGGCTAGAATAGGAGATGTTATTTTGATCTATCACCAAGGTCAGGAAGATGCTAAAAAAAGAAGTTCTTAA